One genomic segment of Pandoraea thiooxydans includes these proteins:
- the tal gene encoding transaldolase: MNATTQLHELGQSLWLDNITRELLDSGTLDRYRKEFCVTGLTSNPTIFDQAIGRTDAYDAAIRQKVKDGESGEALFFELAIEDLTRAAALFRPTYDATGGVDGWVSLEVSPLLADDAAGTIDAAVRLHASARCPNLFIKIPGTPAGIRAIEEAIFAGVPVNVTLLFSREQYVAAADAYWRGIQRRIGAGLDPKVNSVASIFVSRWDKAVAGKVPFALRNRLGIAIARRTYKAYRERFASAAWARFADAGALPQRLLWASTGAKDPQISDTYYVEALAAPYTINTMPEKTLNAFAAHGELIGVMQEDGSDAETTLDNFAKAGIDIVALADELQREGAQSFKQSWQDLMNAIETKSVQAGASTDTKENGQP, encoded by the coding sequence ATGAATGCCACGACCCAATTGCACGAGCTGGGCCAAAGCCTGTGGCTCGACAATATCACGCGCGAATTGCTCGACAGCGGCACGCTCGATCGTTACCGCAAGGAATTTTGCGTTACCGGCTTGACATCCAATCCGACGATTTTCGACCAGGCCATTGGGCGCACCGACGCCTATGACGCCGCGATTCGCCAGAAAGTCAAAGACGGAGAATCGGGCGAAGCCTTGTTTTTCGAACTGGCCATCGAAGACCTTACGCGGGCCGCGGCGTTGTTCCGCCCGACGTACGACGCCACCGGCGGCGTCGATGGCTGGGTCTCTCTCGAGGTTTCGCCATTGCTGGCCGATGATGCTGCCGGCACGATTGACGCTGCCGTGCGCTTGCACGCCAGCGCACGGTGCCCCAATCTGTTCATCAAGATTCCCGGCACGCCCGCGGGCATCCGTGCGATCGAAGAGGCCATCTTCGCCGGCGTGCCGGTCAACGTCACGCTGCTGTTCTCGCGCGAGCAATATGTCGCGGCGGCGGATGCTTATTGGCGCGGCATTCAGCGGCGGATCGGCGCCGGCCTCGATCCCAAGGTCAACTCCGTGGCATCGATCTTCGTGAGCCGCTGGGACAAAGCCGTCGCCGGCAAGGTGCCATTCGCGCTACGCAATCGCCTGGGAATCGCGATCGCGCGCCGAACCTACAAGGCCTATCGTGAGCGTTTCGCTTCGGCCGCGTGGGCTCGATTTGCCGACGCGGGCGCCCTGCCCCAGCGTCTGCTGTGGGCAAGCACGGGCGCGAAGGATCCGCAGATCTCGGACACCTACTACGTCGAGGCGCTGGCGGCGCCCTACACAATCAACACCATGCCGGAGAAGACGCTGAATGCGTTCGCCGCGCATGGCGAGCTGATCGGCGTGATGCAGGAGGACGGCAGCGACGCCGAAACAACCCTCGATAACTTTGCCAAGGCAGGTATCGATATCGTGGCGCTGGCTGATGAGCTGCAGCGCGAGGGCGCGCAATCCTTCAAGCAGTCCTGGCAAGATCTGATGAATGCGATTGAAACCAAGAGCGTTCAGGCAGGCGCCTCAACCGACACCAAGGAGAACGGTCAACCATGA
- a CDS encoding YXWGXW repeat-containing protein, producing the protein MKCRPRMSRWSLALACCAALGGCVVAPARPPQPAPRVEVVPVAPVPGYHWVRGHYRWNGYRWVWVRGHWVP; encoded by the coding sequence ATGAAATGTCGTCCCCGCATGAGCCGCTGGAGCCTTGCGCTGGCCTGCTGTGCCGCGCTCGGCGGTTGTGTCGTGGCACCCGCGCGCCCACCCCAACCCGCGCCGCGCGTCGAAGTGGTGCCGGTCGCGCCGGTGCCCGGCTATCACTGGGTACGCGGTCACTACCGATGGAATGGTTATCGCTGGGTTTGGGTTCGCGGCCACTGGGTGCCCTGA
- the zwf gene encoding glucose-6-phosphate dehydrogenase, whose protein sequence is MSPFQSDAFVFFGATGDLAYKQIFPALQAMMRDGHLDMPVIGLGKEAWSIDQFIARARQSIESHATLDEPVFKKLAARLQYIGGDYQDDATYRQLRTALGDAAHPLHYLAVPPELFEAVATGLSRSGCAKNARLVVEKPFGRDLPSAQALNRLLARHFPPSDIFRIDHFLGKEAVQNLLYFRLANTFLGAVWHRDYVASVQINMAEAFGVAGRGGFYETVGAIRDVVQNHLLQVVSLLAMEPPAGNHPDALREAKLRVFEAMQPISPAHAVRGQFHGYRNEPGVAAESQVETFVALRLCIDNERWRGVPFYIRAGKQLPVSATEVVVTLKTPTPAVFDTAAPGKANYLRYRIDPDVLIAIGTRTKIPGEAMAGEISEIVAHRHPGDEMLPYERLLGDALRGDATLFAHYDSIEAAWRAVTPILGNAVPVQLYDPQTWGPAKADEIVAGTGGWHNPISPEENDGGAR, encoded by the coding sequence ATGTCGCCCTTTCAGTCGGATGCTTTTGTCTTCTTCGGCGCGACCGGCGATCTGGCCTATAAGCAGATTTTTCCCGCCTTGCAGGCCATGATGCGCGACGGCCACCTCGACATGCCGGTCATCGGTCTGGGCAAGGAAGCTTGGTCGATCGATCAATTCATCGCGCGGGCGCGCCAAAGCATTGAGTCGCACGCCACACTGGACGAGCCGGTGTTCAAAAAGCTGGCGGCGCGGCTACAGTACATTGGCGGCGACTACCAGGACGATGCCACCTACCGGCAATTGCGCACCGCGCTGGGCGACGCCGCGCATCCGCTGCATTACCTCGCCGTGCCGCCCGAATTGTTCGAAGCCGTCGCGACCGGCCTTTCCCGCTCGGGCTGCGCCAAAAACGCGCGCTTGGTCGTGGAAAAGCCATTTGGCCGGGATCTGCCGTCAGCGCAAGCGCTTAATCGGTTGCTCGCCAGGCATTTCCCGCCGAGCGACATTTTCCGCATCGATCATTTCCTCGGCAAGGAGGCGGTGCAGAATTTGCTCTATTTCCGTCTCGCGAATACCTTTCTTGGGGCCGTCTGGCACCGCGATTATGTCGCCAGCGTACAGATCAACATGGCCGAAGCGTTCGGCGTGGCGGGGCGAGGCGGTTTTTACGAGACAGTCGGGGCAATTCGCGACGTGGTTCAAAACCATTTGCTGCAAGTGGTTTCGCTGCTCGCCATGGAGCCCCCCGCCGGCAATCATCCCGACGCCTTGCGCGAGGCCAAGCTGCGGGTCTTCGAGGCGATGCAGCCGATCTCGCCGGCCCACGCCGTGCGCGGCCAATTCCACGGCTATCGCAACGAACCCGGCGTGGCCGCGGAATCGCAGGTGGAAACGTTCGTTGCCTTGCGCCTTTGCATCGACAACGAACGCTGGCGGGGCGTGCCGTTCTACATTCGCGCGGGCAAGCAGTTGCCTGTAAGCGCTACCGAAGTGGTCGTTACGCTCAAGACGCCGACGCCGGCGGTTTTCGATACGGCCGCACCGGGAAAAGCGAATTATTTGCGGTATCGGATCGATCCCGACGTGCTGATCGCCATCGGCACGCGCACCAAGATACCGGGGGAAGCGATGGCCGGGGAAATATCGGAGATCGTCGCCCACCGCCACCCGGGTGACGAGATGCTGCCCTACGAGCGCCTGCTCGGCGATGCGCTGCGCGGCGACGCCACGTTGTTTGCCCACTACGACAGCATCGAGGCAGCGTGGCGCGCGGTGACTCCGATCCTGGGCAATGCCGTGCCGGTGCAACTGTACGACCCGCAAACATGGGGGCCGGCCAAGGCCGATGAAATCGTCGCCGGCACGGGCGGCTGGCACAACCCGATTTCCCCGGAGGAGAACGATGGCGGCGCACGATGA
- a CDS encoding HAD family hydrolase, with the protein MAAHDETVFLLDVDNTLLDNDRLRGELMSHLAREFGVENRDRYREILEALRAESGYVDYLGALQRYRLTDMNDPKLLLMSAFLMDYPFADLLYAGALEVIAHLGAWGRTVILTDGDVVFQPRKVQRSGLWDAVEGRVLIYVHKEQRFDDVARWYPARRYVMVDDKLRILEAMKTAWKERLTTVFPRQGHYARDPANLARYASADLTVEHIGELLNHDFSGNAMNGAAPGQERTIRRQP; encoded by the coding sequence ATGGCGGCGCACGATGAAACCGTTTTTCTGCTCGACGTCGACAATACGCTGCTCGACAACGATCGCTTGCGAGGCGAACTCATGAGTCACCTCGCGCGGGAATTCGGCGTGGAAAACCGTGACCGGTACCGGGAGATTCTCGAGGCGTTGCGCGCCGAGTCGGGCTACGTCGACTATCTTGGCGCGCTGCAGCGCTACCGCCTGACCGACATGAACGACCCAAAGTTGTTATTGATGTCGGCTTTCCTGATGGATTATCCTTTCGCGGATTTGCTCTACGCGGGCGCCTTGGAGGTCATCGCGCATCTGGGCGCCTGGGGAAGGACGGTTATCCTCACCGACGGCGACGTCGTTTTCCAGCCGCGCAAGGTGCAGCGTTCGGGCCTGTGGGACGCGGTCGAGGGCCGCGTATTGATTTATGTGCACAAGGAACAGCGGTTTGACGACGTGGCGCGGTGGTATCCAGCACGCCGCTACGTCATGGTGGACGACAAATTACGCATTCTGGAAGCAATGAAAACAGCCTGGAAGGAGCGTCTGACCACGGTATTCCCGCGTCAGGGCCATTACGCGCGCGATCCCGCGAATCTTGCCAGATACGCGTCGGCGGATCTGACGGTCGAACACATCGGGGAATTACTTAATCACGATTTTTCGGGCAACGCAATGAACGGTGCCGCGCCCGGACAGGAACGCACGATCAGGAGGCAACCATGA
- the gnd gene encoding phosphogluconate dehydrogenase (NAD(+)-dependent, decarboxylating), with product MQLGMIGLGRMGSDMTRRLMNHGHECVVHDVHPQAVEALQAQGAVGGQSLADLVSRLGKPRAIWLMLPAAVVDDELARLMPLLEPGDIVIDGGNSYYRDDIRRGRMLASSGVHYVDVGTSGGVFGLERGYCLMIGGEKDVIRHLRPIFTALAPGAAAAPATPSRRQDQGTAEQGYLHCGPHGAGHFVKMVHNGIEYGLMAAYAEGLNILRNADIGTRSGDTDAETTPLRHPEYYQYHFELPEIAEVWRRGSVIGSWLLDLTADALQGDPTLEKFQGRVSDSGEGRWTIMAAIEEAVPAPVLSAALYERFSSRGDAEFANKILSAMRSEFGGHAEKPAAKPGA from the coding sequence ATGCAACTCGGCATGATTGGCTTGGGCCGCATGGGCAGCGATATGACGCGGCGCCTGATGAACCATGGTCACGAGTGCGTCGTGCACGACGTGCATCCGCAAGCCGTCGAGGCGCTGCAGGCGCAAGGCGCCGTGGGCGGGCAATCGCTGGCGGATCTGGTGTCGCGGCTTGGCAAGCCGCGCGCGATCTGGCTAATGCTGCCGGCTGCGGTGGTCGACGACGAGTTGGCCAGGCTGATGCCCCTGCTTGAGCCCGGCGACATCGTGATCGATGGCGGCAACTCGTACTATCGGGACGATATCCGGCGCGGCAGGATGTTGGCGTCGAGCGGCGTGCATTATGTCGACGTCGGCACCAGCGGCGGCGTGTTCGGACTGGAGCGCGGGTATTGCCTGATGATCGGCGGCGAGAAGGACGTCATCCGGCATCTGCGCCCGATCTTCACTGCCCTGGCACCCGGAGCCGCCGCCGCGCCGGCCACGCCGAGCCGGCGCCAGGACCAAGGGACCGCGGAGCAAGGCTATCTGCATTGCGGGCCGCACGGCGCGGGGCATTTCGTCAAGATGGTCCACAACGGCATCGAGTACGGCCTGATGGCCGCCTACGCCGAAGGGTTGAACATTTTGCGCAATGCCGACATCGGCACGCGCTCGGGCGACACCGATGCGGAGACGACACCGCTCAGGCATCCTGAGTACTATCAATATCATTTCGAATTGCCGGAAATCGCAGAAGTCTGGCGGCGCGGCAGCGTGATCGGCTCGTGGTTGCTCGATCTGACGGCCGATGCACTGCAAGGCGACCCGACGCTGGAAAAATTCCAGGGCCGCGTGTCGGATTCCGGCGAAGGCCGCTGGACCATCATGGCCGCCATCGAAGAGGCGGTGCCCGCGCCGGTCTTGAGCGCGGCGCTCTACGAGCGCTTCAGTTCGCGTGGCGACGCCGAGTTCGCCAACAAGATTCTGTCGGCCATGCGCAGCGAGTTCGGCGGACATGCCGAGAAACCCGCCGCCAAACCGGGCGCGTAG
- a CDS encoding DUF1501 domain-containing protein codes for MAAMVTRRKFISLTAAGAGAILVSPQLVFANVQTEHRFVFVIQRGAADGLSTVVPYGDPAYAGLRAELAIDAASAIKLDGLFALHPSLVETGRMYAAGQALFVHAVASPYRQRSHFDGQNVLESGGTAPYQLKDGWLNRLVTLLPKSRERAIALAPTVPLALRGRVEVASYAPSALPSAPDDLLMRVSQLYEHDAQLHPLWASAMQTQALAGDMRGRQDPAGLGKLAAKFLARPDGPRIAMIETGGWDTHDAQNPRLAARLKALDTMLAALRDQLGPVWGNTTVLVATEFGRTAAANGTSGTDHGTGAVAMLVGGAVKGGRVLGDWPGLGAGALYQNRDLKPTTALDALIAAAAAQSLRLDTGRVAHTLFPAADMRGAPRDLMRT; via the coding sequence ATAGCCGCCATGGTGACCCGCCGCAAATTCATTTCGCTCACGGCCGCCGGTGCCGGCGCGATACTCGTGTCGCCCCAGCTCGTGTTCGCCAACGTGCAGACCGAGCATCGTTTCGTTTTCGTGATCCAGCGCGGCGCTGCCGATGGGTTGAGCACCGTGGTGCCGTATGGGGATCCAGCCTATGCGGGGTTGCGCGCCGAACTGGCAATCGACGCGGCCTCCGCCATCAAGCTCGACGGCCTGTTCGCACTGCATCCGTCGCTGGTGGAGACCGGCAGGATGTACGCGGCCGGGCAGGCGCTGTTCGTGCACGCGGTGGCCTCGCCCTATCGGCAGCGCTCGCATTTCGATGGCCAGAACGTGTTGGAAAGCGGCGGCACCGCGCCCTACCAGCTCAAGGACGGCTGGCTCAACCGGCTGGTGACGCTGCTGCCGAAGAGCCGCGAGAGGGCGATTGCGCTGGCGCCGACAGTGCCGCTGGCGCTGCGTGGCCGCGTCGAAGTGGCGTCCTACGCGCCGTCGGCATTGCCATCGGCGCCCGATGATTTACTGATGCGCGTGTCGCAGCTCTATGAGCATGATGCGCAACTCCATCCGTTGTGGGCCTCGGCGATGCAAACCCAGGCGCTGGCCGGCGACATGCGCGGGCGGCAGGATCCGGCCGGGCTCGGCAAGCTGGCGGCGAAGTTCCTGGCACGCCCCGACGGGCCGCGCATCGCCATGATCGAGACTGGCGGGTGGGATACGCACGATGCGCAGAATCCGCGTCTTGCCGCACGCCTGAAGGCGCTCGACACGATGCTCGCAGCCCTGCGCGATCAGTTGGGCCCCGTGTGGGGCAATACGACGGTGCTGGTGGCGACCGAGTTCGGCCGCACCGCCGCTGCCAATGGCACGAGCGGAACCGATCACGGCACCGGTGCGGTGGCGATGCTGGTGGGCGGCGCAGTCAAGGGCGGGCGGGTCCTGGGCGACTGGCCGGGACTCGGCGCCGGTGCCCTGTACCAGAATCGCGACCTCAAGCCGACTACCGCGCTCGATGCGTTGATCGCCGCGGCCGCCGCGCAAAGCTTGCGATTGGATACCGGACGGGTCGCGCACACGCTGTTTCCCGCCGCCGACATGCGCGGCGCGCCGCGCGATTTGATGCGAACCTGA